The sequence GTTTAATTTTCAAAGATCATCTTGTTTTATTTTGTCACCGTTTGGCGACTTGTTTATCTTATCATCCAAAGTGTTTTGTGTCAACACTTTTTTCGAAAAGTTTTTTGTGAGATTTAATTCAATCTGTTTTAAATTTCTCACACATCGCCTTAGCGACAATAACTATCTTATCACATCATCCCAATCAAAGAGTTTCCTATTGTATCAAATTTTTAAGTTACTTTTATATTTCTACTTTATTCTCAATATAATGCATTTTTTCTTATACTGATACACTAGGAAATGTTTATGTATCATATTGATGATAGTTATATTATTTATACTGCCGATCACAAATAATAACTCTATTTAGATTAAAATGCTAATGAGCATTTCTTGGATCAATTATTAATACATTAATCATATTTTTCTATCTCTTTCTTTGTCTTGTAGTTACATCCTGCTATAAGCACACATGGTTTTTCTTTGTGTATGTTGTCTTTCTTATTTTAGGACACGAAATAGTATTAAAATTAGGCTTTGTTAAAGAATAGTGTTGAAAATAGGATACATTTTAATTATTAATACCATCCATATAATATATAGTTAGGTTCATGTGCGATAGTTAGAAACAGCAAACTAAAAATGATACAACAAAAAGAGGAGGTATGATATGTTAGAAAAATATTATAATGAATATTCCAATACTTCACCAGGAATAGGTGTCATGCCAATTAAGAATTTTGATGTTGTTTATGAAGAATATCTTGGATTGGCAAATTGTGAACATAATATTCCAATAACTGCTCAATCTGTATTTAACATTGGCTCTGTATCAAAACAATTTACAGGTATAGCTGTACTTCAGTTAATAGAGAACAATCTAATTTGTGAAAATGATAAAGTTGTAAATTTCATACCTGAAATAAAACACTATGGTGAAGATATTAAAATATATCACTTGGTTCATCATATGTCGGGCTTACCTGACTATAATGATTTGTTATGGCAAAAAGCAAGAAATGATGCTTTACATTCTACAAATGCTGAAGTTCTAAGTTTGCTTAAATCACAAACAGAGTTGCACTTTTTACCTGGAAGCAAAATGGAATACTGCAATTCAAATTTTGTATTACTTGCTATTATAATTGAAAGAGTCACAAAAATGCCACTTCCTGGTTATTTGAAGAAAAACATTTTTATACCACCTGGTATGAAGAATACTTTGGTATTTGATGAAAATCAACCTGTTGTGCCCAATAGAGTATACGGCTATGATCAGAATAATAGTGAATTCCATTGCTTTTATGTTGATACACTAGCAACAGGCTGTGCGAATGTTTTTACATCAATTGCAGACATGAAACTATATGATGATATTCTATATAGCTACAAAATTATAAATTCAGACAGTAAAAGAAAATTTATTGAACCAGGTGTTAGCAATGATGGACAGATTCTCTTTGATTATTGCGGCTGTTATAGTTACGGTTGGATGATACAAGAAAAATGTGCACAGAAAACAATCTGGCATACTGGAGGAGATGCAGGTTTCAGAAGTATTTATGTACATTTTTATGAAAAGAATTTTAGTGTACTACTGTTTTGTAATTGTAATAATCTGAAATGGGATGTTACATATAAACTTGTTGAAGACTTGTACTATAGGTACAACAATAATTAAGGCGAATACACATAATGTGAATAAACAACAATTCGTTGTTTTCTTATTTAATGAAAAAAGCTAGTTTAAAGATTTATAATTAAATCTTTAAACTAGCTTTCTTTATATTATACACTTAATAAAATAAAAATGGCTCCGCGAAGAGGGCTCGAACCTCCAACCTATCGGTTAACAGCCGAGTGCTCCACCATTGAGCTATCGCGGAACATTATTATTCTTATATATAAGAATAACCTGGCGACCACTTACTCTCCCACACAGTCGCCCATGCAGTACCATCAGCTGTAATTGGCTTAACCATCCTGTTCGGAATGGGAAGGGGTGTAACCCAAAAACACATCATCACCAGATTCATGGTTTGCAGAAATTTCTACAAACAAAAGAACTTTTATGTTCTTTCAAAATTGCACACAAGTTTTATCTCTTTTTGTTAATCTATTTTATTGGTCAAGCCCTCGATCTATTAGTATCAGTCAGCTAAATATGTTACCACACTTACACCTCTGACCTATCAACCTTGTGTTCTTCAAGGGATCTTACTAGCTTACGCTATGGGAAATCTCATCTTGAGGTGGGCTTCACGCTTAGATGCTTTCAGCGTTTATCCCTTCCCGACTT comes from Clostridium sp. TW13 and encodes:
- a CDS encoding serine hydrolase domain-containing protein, which encodes MLEKYYNEYSNTSPGIGVMPIKNFDVVYEEYLGLANCEHNIPITAQSVFNIGSVSKQFTGIAVLQLIENNLICENDKVVNFIPEIKHYGEDIKIYHLVHHMSGLPDYNDLLWQKARNDALHSTNAEVLSLLKSQTELHFLPGSKMEYCNSNFVLLAIIIERVTKMPLPGYLKKNIFIPPGMKNTLVFDENQPVVPNRVYGYDQNNSEFHCFYVDTLATGCANVFTSIADMKLYDDILYSYKIINSDSKRKFIEPGVSNDGQILFDYCGCYSYGWMIQEKCAQKTIWHTGGDAGFRSIYVHFYEKNFSVLLFCNCNNLKWDVTYKLVEDLYYRYNNN